In Raphanus sativus cultivar WK10039 chromosome 5, ASM80110v3, whole genome shotgun sequence, the following proteins share a genomic window:
- the LOC108805165 gene encoding glutamyl-tRNA reductase 2, chloroplastic, producing the protein MAVSNAFVVNSKLLSNPNDPSSSSLTPSDLIGTHALPMNNNTSRRGLIQRARCEISASKAASISALEQLKTSAIDRYTKEKSSIVVIGLNIHTAPLEMREKLAIPEADWPRAITELCALNHIEEAAVLSTCNRMEIYVLALSQHRGVKEVTEWMSKTSGIPVSDLCHHRFVMYDKDVTQHLFQVSAGLDSLVLGEGQILAQVKQVVNLGQGVNGFGRHISGLFKKAITAGKRARTETNIAAGAVSVSSAAVELALMKLPASHSSSSARVLVVGAGKMGKLVIKHLVAKGCNKMVVVNRSEEKVEAIRQEMPPGVEIVYKPFDEMLACAGEADVVFTSTASETPLFLKEHLESLPPVADGRLFVDISVPRNVGSCVDELDGARVYNVDDLKEVVAANKEDRAKKAMEAQSIITEESQQFEAWRDSLETVPTIKKLREYCERTRAGLVERFMSKHGDGMDKKTRKAVEDLTRSVVNKLLHGPMQHLRCDGSDSRTLKETLENMQALNRMYGLDAELLEDKIRAKVEQK; encoded by the exons ATGGCGGTTTCTAACGCTTTCGTTGTCAACTCGAAGCTGTTATCGAATCCAAAtgatccatcttcttcttcactaaCACCGTCCGATCTAATCGGGACACATGCTCTTCCCATGAACAACAACACGTCAAGACGAGGCCTGATCCAGAGAGCACGTTGCGAGATCTCCGCGTCCAAGGCCGCCAGCATCTCGGCTCTGGAGCAGCTCAAGACCTCTGCTATTGACA GATACACAAAGGAAAAAAGCAGCATTGTGGTGATTGGCCTCAACATCCACACAGCTCCTCTTGAGATGCGTGAGAAGCTCGCCATCCCCGAAGCTGATTGGCCACGAGCTATCACCGAGCTATGCGCTTTGAACCATATCGAAGAAGCTGCTGTCCTCAGCACCTGCAACCGTATGGAGATTTATGTCCTGGCTCTCTCTCAGCACCGTGGTGTCAAAGAAGTCACTGAATGGATGTCTAag aCAAGTGGGATCCCAGTTTCAGATCTCTGTCACCACCGTTTTGTCATGTACGACAAGGACGTCACGCAGCATCTCTTCCAAGTCTCGGCTGGTCTGGACTCTCTTGTCCTAGGAGAAGGTCAGATACTTGCACAGGTTAAACAAGTTGTTAACTTAGGTCAAGGAGTCAACGGGTTTGGGAGGCATATCAGTGGGCTGTTTAAAAAGGCAATCACTGCTGGAAAGCGTGCAAGAACTGAGACTAACATCGCTGCTGGAGCTGTCTCCGTCAGCTCTGCTGCAGTTGAGCTTGCTCTCATGAAGCTTCCAGCATCACATTCATCATCATCTGCTAGGGTGTTGGTGGTCGGTGCAGGGAAGATGGGGAAGCTTGTGATCAAGCACTTGGTTGCTAAGGGATGCAATAAGATGGTGGTTGTGAACAGAAGCGAAGAGAAAGTTGAAGCTATACGCCAAGAGATGCCTCCTGGTGTTGAGATTGTTTATAAACCTTTTGATGAGATGCTAGCTTGTGCTGGAGAAGCTGATGTTGTGTTTACCAGTACAGCCTCGGAGACACCGTTGTTCTTGAAGGAACACTTGGAGAGTCTCCCTCCCGTTGCGGATGGGAGGCTCTTTGTTGACATCTCTGTTCCTAGGAACGTTGGTTCCTGCGTCGATGAGCTAGACGGTGCGCGAGTGTACAACGTGGATGACCTCAAGGAAGTGGTTGCTGCTAATAAAGAAGACAGGGCGAAGAAAGCAATGGAAGCTCAGAGTATCATCACAGAGGAGTCCCAACAGTTTGAGGCGTGGAGAGATTCGTTGGAGACGGTTCCAACGATCAAGAAGCTAAGGGAGTATTGCGAGAGAACAAGAGCTGGTTTGGTTGAAAGATTCATGTCGAAACATGGCGATGGAATGGACAAGAAGACGAGGAAAGCGGTGGAGGATTTGACACGAAGTGTAGTGAACAAGCTGTTGCACGGTCCAATGCAGCATTTGAGATGCGATGGGAGTGATAGCAGAACGTTGAAAGAGACGTTAGAGAACATGCAGGCTCTGAACAGAATGTATGGACTCGATGCAGAGTTGCTCGAGGATAAGATTAGAGCAAAGGTGGAACAAAAATAG
- the LOC108857664 gene encoding uncharacterized protein LOC108857664 isoform X2, whose translation MAENGEISIVCSHCERDIPSSNIDLHRVHCARNLEKCNICGDMVPKKHAEEHLLNTHAPVPCSMCKETIERDVYDSHIGETCPKRTVACEFCDFPLPALDLPDHQEVCGNRTELCYQCNSYVRLRETFNHVTKCPGSSESSSRNTRAGAQGDGNGRRRRDVNGVANKRLFFTVAVTGIAVLMGSLFFQRKP comes from the exons ATGGCTGAGAACGGAGAAATCAGCATCGTATGCAGCCACTG TGAGAGAGACATTCCATCATCAAACATCGATTTGCATCGTGTACATTGTGCTCGGAATCTAGAAAAATGTAACATCTGTGGTGATATGGTTCCCAAAAAACATGCCGAGGAACACTTGTTGAACACACATGCTCCG GTACCATGCTCGATGTGCAAAGAGACCATAGAACGTGACGTTTACGATAGTCATATAGGAGAAACTTGCCCCAAGAGGACTGTAGCATGCGAGTTCTGTGATTTTCCCTTGCCTGCACTTGATCTCCCTGATCATCAG GAAGTATGTGGCAACCGCACGGAGCTCTGTTATCAATGCAACAGCTACGTTAGATTGCGAGAAACATTTAACCATGTCACCAAATGCCCTGGTTCTTCTGAATCATCATCCAG GAACACAAGAGCAGGAGCACAAGGAGATGGAAACGGGAGGAGGCGGAGAGATGTGAACGGTGTTGCTAACAAAAGGCTTTTCTTCACTGTAGCAGTAACGGGAATAGCTGTCTTAATGGgatctctcttcttccagaGGAAGCCTTAG
- the LOC108857664 gene encoding uncharacterized protein LOC108857664 isoform X1, producing the protein MAENGEISIVCSHCERDIPSSNIDLHRVHCARNLEKCNICGDMVPKKHAEEHLLNTHAPVPCSMCKETIERDVYDSHIGETCPKRTVACEFCDFPLPALDLPDHQEVCGNRTELCYQCNSYVRLRETFNHVTKCPGSSESSSRRNTRAGAQGDGNGRRRRDVNGVANKRLFFTVAVTGIAVLMGSLFFQRKP; encoded by the exons ATGGCTGAGAACGGAGAAATCAGCATCGTATGCAGCCACTG TGAGAGAGACATTCCATCATCAAACATCGATTTGCATCGTGTACATTGTGCTCGGAATCTAGAAAAATGTAACATCTGTGGTGATATGGTTCCCAAAAAACATGCCGAGGAACACTTGTTGAACACACATGCTCCG GTACCATGCTCGATGTGCAAAGAGACCATAGAACGTGACGTTTACGATAGTCATATAGGAGAAACTTGCCCCAAGAGGACTGTAGCATGCGAGTTCTGTGATTTTCCCTTGCCTGCACTTGATCTCCCTGATCATCAG GAAGTATGTGGCAACCGCACGGAGCTCTGTTATCAATGCAACAGCTACGTTAGATTGCGAGAAACATTTAACCATGTCACCAAATGCCCTGGTTCTTCTGAATCATCATCCAG AAGGAACACAAGAGCAGGAGCACAAGGAGATGGAAACGGGAGGAGGCGGAGAGATGTGAACGGTGTTGCTAACAAAAGGCTTTTCTTCACTGTAGCAGTAACGGGAATAGCTGTCTTAATGGgatctctcttcttccagaGGAAGCCTTAG
- the LOC108857665 gene encoding phosphoglycerate mutase-like protein 1 — translation MDARFLYPLESCKIIHLLRHGQALHNVEAEKDRNALLSPHLFDAPLTDHGHQQVENLRERLVLRGVLKRVELVVTSPLLRTMQTAVGVFGNEDRLHNMTSSPSILALEVARDRNGVRPPDMRRNVSEYQALFPTIDFSQIVSEEDNLWRPDVRESEEEIFARGLEFMKWLWKRPEREVAVVSHGIVLQHMLYVFANDCDKPIRHDLCKRFANCEIRTVVIVDKGMSSSTEN, via the exons ATGGATGCAAGATTCTTGTACCCTTTAGAGAGTTGTAAGATCATCCACTTG tTGAGACATGGACAAGCGTTGCATAATGTCGAAGCTGAGAAGGATAGGAATGCATTGTTGTCTCCTCATCTTTTCGACGCTCCACTTACTGATCATGGTCACCAACAG GTTGAGAACCTCCGCGAACGTCTTGTTTTAAGGGGGGTGCTAAAGAGGGTTGAGCTAGTTGTAACTTCACCCTTGTTGAG AACTATGCAAACAGCGGTGGGCGTTTTTGGAAATGAAGATAGACTACACAATATGACAAGCAGCCCTTCCATCTTGGCTCTTGAGGTTGCTCGAGACCGTAAT GGAGTCCGTCCTCCTGATATGAGAAGAAACGTGAGCGAGTATCAAGCTCTTTTCCCCACTATTGATTTCTCTCAG ATTGTAAGTGAAGAAGACAATCTTTGGAGACCTGATGTTCGAGAATCCGAAGAAGAGATTTTTGCGAGAGGGTTAGAGTTCATGAAATG GTTATGGAAGAGACCAGAGAGGGAGGTCGCAGTTGTTAGCCATGGCATAGTGTTGCAGCATATGCTGTATGTGTTCGCAAACGATTGTGACAAGCCAATTAGACATGACCTTTGCAAAAG GTTTGCTAATTGCGAAATTCGTACTGTCGTTATTGTAGACAAAGG AATGAGCTCTTCTACGGAAAATTGA
- the LOC108857663 gene encoding oligopeptide transporter 2 has protein sequence MAALELHKPDEIDEEEDESSVEEVRLTVSNEDDPSLPVWTFRMWFLGLLSCVLLSFLNTFFGYRTQPLMITMISVQVVTLPLGKLMARILPETKYRIGSWEFSFNPGPFNVKEHVLISMFANAGAGFGSGTAYAVGIVDIIMAFYKRKISFLASWILVITTQILGYGWAGIMRKLVVDPAQMWWPTSVLQVSLFRALHEKDKARMSRGKFFVIAFVCSFAWYIFPAYLFLTLSSISWVCWAFPKSITAQQIGSGMSGLGVGSFALDWSVIASYLGSPLVTPFFAIVNVIVGYVLIMYMVIPISYWGTNVYEAHKFPIFSSDLFDSQGKLYNISTIVNDKFELDEVMYQREGRVYLSTFFAITYGIGFAAIVSTLTHVALFNGKGIWQQVRASAKAKVDIHTRLMKKYKDIPSWWFYSMLCVSIALSLVLCTVMKDEIQMPWWGLLLASFMALIFTVPVSIITATTNQTPGLNIITEYLMGVLLPGRPIANVVFKTYGYISMSQAISFLNDFKLGHYMKIPPRSMFLVQFIGTIIAGTVNISVAWYLLTSVDNICQKELLPPNSPWTCPSDRVFFDASVIWGLVGPKRIFGRLGNYPALNWFFLGGLIGPVLVWLLQKAFPTRTWISQINLPVLLGATAAMPPATSVNFNCWIIVGVVFNYFVFKNYKKWWQRYNYVLSAALDAGLAFMGVLLYFSLTMNGISIGHWWGAEGENCPLASCPTAPGVQVEGCPVF, from the exons ATGGCTGCGCTTGAGTTACACAAGCCCGATGAGAtcgacgaagaagaagacgaatcTTCCGTGGAAGAGGTTCGTCTCACTGTTTCCAACGAAGATGATCCTTCTCTACCCGTGTGGACGTTTCGCATGTGGTTTCTTGGGCTTCTCTCTTGCGTCCTCCTCTCGTTTCTCAACACTTTCTTCGGCTACAGGACGCAGCCTCTGATGATCACCATGATCTCCGTTCAAGTGGTCACGTTGCCTTTAGGGAAGCTCATGGCTCGGATCTTGCCTGAGACCAAGTACCGGATCGGGTCCTGGGAGTTCTCGTTTAACCCGGGTCCGTTTAACGTGAAAGAGCACGTGCTGATCTCCATGTTTGCTAATGCTGGTGCTGGTTTCGGATCTGGTACAGCTTACGCTGTTGGGATCGTTGATATCATCATGGCGTTTTACAAAAGGAAGATCAGTTTCTTGGCTAGTTGGATTCTTGTTATCACCACGCAGATTCTTGGGTATGGTTGGGCTGGTATCATGAGAAAGCTAGTGGTTGATCCTGCTCAGATGTGGTGGCCAACTAGTGTTCTTCAAGTCTCTCTGTTTCG TGCACTTCATGAGAAGGACAAGGCGAGAATGTCAAGAGGAAAGTTCTTTGTGATCGCGTTCGTTTGTAGCTTCGCGTGGTACATTTTCCCAGCTTACTTGTTCTTGACGTTATCATCAATCTCATGGGTCTGCTGGGCGTTCCCCAAGTCCATCACAGCTCAGCAAATAGGCTCCGGGATGTCAGGACTTGGAGTTGGTTCTTTCGCGCTTGACTGGTCCGTCATAGCTTCTTACCTTGGAAGCCCACTCGTGACTCCCTTCTTTGCGATCGTCAACGTCATCGTAGGTTACGTCCTGATCATGTATATGGTGATACCAATCTCATACTGGGGCACGAATGTGTATGAAGCGCACAAGTTCCCTATCTTCTCCTCTGATCTGTTTGATTCACAAGGGAAGCTTTATAACATCTCCACTATTGTTAATGACAAGTTTGAGTTGGATGAAGTGATGTATCAACGAGAAGGAAGGGTTTATCTCAGTACGTTCTTTGCTATCACATATGGGATTGGTTTCGCAGCAATCGTTTCTACACTCACTCATGTTGCTCTCTTCAATGGAAA gGGAATATGGCAACAAGTGAGAGCTTCAGCCAAGGCTAAAGTGGACATACACACAAGGTTGATGAAGAAGTACAAGGACATACCAAGCTGGTGGTTTTATAGTATGCTCTGTGTCTCAATAGCACTATCTCTCGTTCTATGCACTGTCATGAAAGATGAGATTCAAATGCCATGGTGGGGACTTCTTCTAGCATCATTTATGGCCTTGATCTTCACCGTACCAGTCAGCATCATCACAGCTACAACTAACCAGACTCCAGGTCTAAACATAATCACAGAATATCTCATGGGCGTCTTGTTACCAGGGAGACCAATAGCTAACGTGGTCTTCAAGACTTACGGTTACATAAGCATGTCACAAGCCATTTCGTTCCTCAACGACTTTAAGCTAGGCCATTACATGAAGATACCGCCGAGATCGATGTTCTTGGTCCAGTTCATAGGAACGATCATAGCGGGAACGGTGAATATATCAGTGGCGTGGTACTTGCTTACATCGGTGGACAACATCTGCCAGAAAGAGCTGCTCCCACCGAACAGTCCATGGACGTGTCCGAGCGACAGAGTGTTCTTCGACGCGTCGGTGATTTGGGGATTAGTGGGACCGAAGAGGATCTTCGGTCGGCTAGGGAACTACCCTGCGTTGAACTGGTTCTTCTTAGGTGGACTGATAGGACCAGTACTGGTGTGGCTTCTCCAAAAAGCGTTTCCGACGAGAACGTGGATCTCGCAGATCAATCTCCCTGTTCTTTTGGGCGCGACGGCTGCGATGCCGCCAGCGACGAGCGTGAACTTCAACTGCTGGATCATAGTTGGTGTCGTGTTCAATTACTTTGTGTTCAAGAACTACAAGAAGTGGTGGCAGAGGTATAACTACGTGTTGTCTGCGGCTTTGGATGCGGGGTTGGCGTTCATGGGAGTGTTGCTGTACTTTAGTTTGACGATGAATGGTATATCGATAGGTCACTGGTGGGGTGCGGAAGGTGAGAACTGTCCTCTCGCTTCTTGTCCTACTGCTCCTGGTGTTCAAGTTGAAGGTTGTCCTGttttttaa
- the LOC108857784 gene encoding LOW QUALITY PROTEIN: protein RESPONSE TO ABA AND SALT 1 (The sequence of the model RefSeq protein was modified relative to this genomic sequence to represent the inferred CDS: inserted 1 base in 1 codon), with the protein MPITTSSQSFTSFANGWLIRHRHFVEQLTCASSFDETNRITLQDQQFLVTQFLTHCLQYYQEKSSAVSVAGDNVFTFFSPPWFTSYAKLILWVGDFKPSLVFKLTDSSVDDLTRRQKDRISSLRSETRRKERDVTRDFALVQQSVADPPVVVAARGVGAXGMVDGEESDLEEAMEVLKNGMAAAMNSADELRCATVGKVVEILTTSQAVKVLRTIGELHLRLRELVGLESDQE; encoded by the exons ATGCCAATCACCACCAGCTCCCAAAGCTTCACCAGCTTCGCTAATGGCTGGCTGATTCGCCAcaggcatttcgtcgaacagcTTACATGCGCTTCTTCCTTCGACGAAACTAACCGCATCACTCTCCAAGACCAACAATTTCTCGTGACCCAGTTCCTAACTCACTGTCTTCAATACTACCAAGAAAAATCCTCCGCCGTCTCCGTCGCCGGAGACAACgtcttcaccttcttctccCCGCCGTGGTTCACCTCCTACGCTAAGCTCATTCTCTGGGTCGGAGACTTCAAGCCTTCGCTGGTGTTCAAACTCACGGACTCCTCCGTCGACGACCTCACTCGCCGCCAGAAAGACCGGATCTCGAGTCTCCGGTCGGAGACGAGGAGGAAAGAGAGAGACGTGACGCGAGACTTCGCGCTGGTTCAGCAGAGCGTGGCGGATCCGCCGGTGGTGGTGGCGGCGAGAGGAGTGGGGG AGGGGATGGTGGACGGGGAAGAGTCGGATTTGGAAGAGGCGATGGAGGTGCTTAAGAACGGGATGGCGGCGGCGATGAACAGCGCGGATGAGCTGAGGTGTGCGACGGTGGGGAAAGTGGTGGAGATTCTTACGACGTCGCAGGCGGTTAAGGTGTTGAGGACAATCGGAGAGCTTCATCTTCGCTTGAGGGAGTTGGTGGGTTTGGAGAGTGACCAAGAATGA
- the LOC108856682 gene encoding uncharacterized protein LOC108856682, with protein sequence MASENGEITIVCDHCERDIPSPNMDLHRVHCARNLEKCNICGDMVPRKHTEEHLLNTHAPAVEWILNTRAAQGDGNGRRRRDVNGVSNKRLFFTVVVTGIAVLMGSLFFQRKR encoded by the exons ATGGCTAGTGAGAACGGAGAAATCACCATCGTATGCGACCACTG tgaGAGAGACATTCCATCACCAAACATGGATCTGCATCGTGTACATTGTGCCCGGAATCTCGAAAAATGTAACATCTGTGGCGATATGGTTCCCAGAAAACATACCGAGGAACACTTATTGAACACACATGCTCCG GCCGTGGAATGGATTCTGAACACAAGAGCAGCACAAGGAGATGGAAACGGGAGGAGGCGAAGAGATGTGAACGGTGTTTCTAACAAAAGGCTTTTCTTCACTGTAGTAGTAACGGGAATAGCTGTCTTAATGGgatctctcttcttccagaGGAAGCGTTGA
- the LOC108858409 gene encoding uncharacterized protein LOC108858409 codes for MVDHFKSHRMIHHRYIYQIVAKAIDIFEKSASLSPITVEDKCHITHIDNWRTRVARRHNPCASSSHVTGKASRRRTVACFYKQDRNFDPPNKARNSIAMKKIVWITLLCLFVIAEADHVGFDVRHHLSTVTRYSVSKEVSQNLIEGSTIPSECTPIHLNLVARHGTRSPTKKRLRELENLSGRLKELVRDAKASDKVPGWLGKWVSPWQGKVKGGELIKQGEEELYQLGIRVRERFPTLFKEDYHPDVYTIRATQIPRASASAVAFGMGLFSEKGDLGPGRNRAFAVTSENRASDTKLRFFECCQNYKSYRKAKGPAVDKLKEPVLDKITASVAKRHDLNFTKQDISSLWFLCKQEASLLNVTNQSCELFTPSEVALLEWADDLEVFILKGYGNSLNYKMGVPLLDDVLHSMEEAIKAREDKLPPGSYEKARLRFAHAETIVPFSCLLGLFLGGSEYEKIQKEKPLELPPQPPKTRDFKGSTMAPFGGNNMLVLYSCPAPSSPKYFVQVLHNELPIALPGCDGKDFCPLEDFKAKVVTPHLKHAFDNLCNANLDDPKQKHQSLWSWLLGSSQKAEL; via the exons ATGGTGGATCATTTTAAGTCTCATAGAATGATACACCACCGCTACATCTATCAGATCGTAGCCAAAGCAATCGATATTTTCGAGAAAAGTGCTTCTCTATCACCGATAACTGTAGAAGACAAATGTCACATCACACATATCGATAACTGGAG GACACGTGTCGCGAGAAGACATAACCCGTGTGCGTCATCATCCCATGTGACCGGAAAAGCCAGTAGAAGAAGAACAGTAGCGTGTTTTTATAAACAAGACAGAAACTTTGACCCCCCCAACAAAGCGCGAAATTCGATTGCGATGAAGAAGATTGTTTGGATCACACTGCTCTGTTTATTCGTTATCGCAGAGGCAGATCATGTTGGTTTCGATGTTCGTCATCACTTATCCACCGTCACCAG ATACTCTGTTTCAAAAGAAGTCTCTCAAAATTTGATTGAAGGGTCAACTATCCCCAGTGAGTGTACACCTATCCACCTTAACCTTGTG GCTAGGCATGGAACTCGTTCTCCAACCAAGAAAAGGTTACGTGAACTGGAGAATTTATCCGGTAGGTTAAAGGAGCTTGTAAGAGATGCAAAAGCTTCAGACAAAGTCCCTGGATGGTTAGGGAAATGGGTATCTCCATGGCAAGGGAAAGTGAAAGGCGGGGAGCTGATCAAACAAGGAGAGGAGGAGCTGTACCAGCTTGGAATCAGAGTCAGGGAACGGTTTCCGACTTTGTTCAAAGAGGATTATCACCCTGATGTTTACACCATAAGAGCTACTCAG ATTCCTCGGGCGTCTGCAAGTGCTGTGGCGTTTGGGATGGGGTTGTTCAGTGAGAAAGGAGATCTTGGACCTGGTCGTAATAGAGCGTTCGCTGTCACTAGTGAGAACCGTGCTAGTGATACCAAGCTGAGGTTTTTTGAGTGTTGTCAAAACTATAAG AGCTATAGGAAAGCTAAAGGGCCTGCTGTGGATAAGCTCAAGGAGCCTGTTCTCGATAAGATTACAGCTTCCGTTGCAAAGAGACATGATTTGAATTTCACTAAACAGGACATTTCTTCTCTCTGGTTTCTTTGCAAGCAG GAAGCATCATTGCTTAATGTAACGAATCAAAGTTGTGAACTTTTCACGCCATCTGAG GTTGCTTTGCTGGAATGGGCAGATGACTTGGAAGTGTTTATCCTCAAAGGTTATGGAAACTCCTTGAACTACAAAATGGGAGTTCCGTTGTTAGACGATGTTTTGCATTCGATGGAAGAAGCTATCAAGGCCAGAGAAG ACAAGCTCCCACCTGGAAGCTACGAAAAAGCAAGGCTTAGGTTTGCACATGCGGAAACAATAGTTCCCTTCTCTTGTCTTCTTGGGCTCTTCCTAGGTGGATCTG AGTATGAGAAGATACAGAAGGAGAAACCATTGGAACTCCCTCCCCAGCCTCCTAAGACCAGGGACTTTAAAGGCAGCACCATGGCCCCCTTTGGTGGGAACAACATGCTTGTACTCTACAGTTGTCCTGCACCTTCCTCTCCCAAGTACTTTGTGCAGGTTCTGCACAACGAGCTTCCCATAGCACTTCCA GGTTGTGATGGAAAAGACTTCTGTCCTCTTGAAGATTTCAAG GCCAAAGTGGTGACCCCTCATCTCAAGCATGCTTTTGACAACCTCTGCAATGCTAATCTAGATGACCCTAAACAGAAGCATCAATCTTTGTGGAGTTGGCTGTTGGGGTCGAGCCAAAAGGCCGAGCTctaa